The genomic region gttgcttatattcattttttttttttttttttttattgacatccagcatcagacatttctatccattaaatcatattcacatacatcatatatctattgtctgccctaaatgtaaaaaatatttttgtttatataCCATCATACCACCCACcccactaaaaaaagaaaaaaaaactcgcaaacagagaaaaataaaaacaaagtagtaactaaaaatacattaatagcaacaaataaataatacattgattataataataacataaatcaaatgaaataaatataaacagatacatatatacacatacacatatacagtggggcaaaaaagtatttagtcagccacagattgtgcaagttctcccacttaaatgatgacagaggtctgtcattttcatcataggtacacttcaactgtgagggacagaatgtggaaaaaaatccaggaattcacattgtaggaattttaaagaatttatttttaaattatggtggaaaagtatttggtcaaccattcaaagctctcactgatggaagaaggttttcgctcaaaatctcacgatacatggccccattgattctttccttaacacggatcaatcgtcctgtccccttagcagaaaaacagccccatagcatgatgtttccacccccatgcttcacagtaggtgtggtgttcttgggatgcaactcagtattcttcttcctccaaacacgctgagttgagtttataccaaaaagttctattttggtttcatctgaccacatgacattctcccaatcctctgctgtatcatccatgtatccattttggtataaactcaactcgtcgtgtttggaggaagaagaatactgagttgcatcccaagaacatcatacctactgtgaagcatgggggtggaaacatcatgctttggggctgtttttctgctaatcaatcaatcaatcaatgtttatttatatagccctaaatcacaagtgtctcaaagggctgcacaaaccacaacgacatcctcggtatgaagtacacttttgtgtacggggacagggcgattgatccgtcttaaggaaagaatgaatggggccatgtatcgtgagattttgagccaaaacctccttccatcagtgagagctttgaatggttgaccaaatacttattttccaccaaaatttacaaataaattctttaaaattcctacaatgtgaattcctggattttttttttcacattctgtctctcacagttgaagtgtacctatgatgaaaattacagacctctgtcatccttttaagtgggagaacttgctcaatcgatggctgactaaatactttcttgccctactgtatatacacatatagggagtaatctttttttttcaaacagtacactaattcgagagatttaagtcaggcttatggggcgtgacatagttgacccagttttcccagtatgaagtaattttctccaatttataattaataaaggcagttatcttctccattttatatatgtccattgtggtttccatccattgctttaaagttgggctctcctgagatatccatttcctagtgatggtctttttacaagccaccagtaggatattcattaagtatttatctttcttcagccaatcctgaggtgcaattccaaaaaattaagttttacttTCAGGGGGTATTTTTCGTTTGAAAATATCCTGTATAgcttagctcagtggttctcaaatgggggtacgcgtacccctgggggtacttgaaggtatgccaagaggtactgaaattaaaaaaaataaacgtttctaaaaatagcaacaattcaaaaatccttaataaatatatttattgaataatacatcaacaaaatatgaatgtacgttcataaaatgttaaaagaaatgcaacaatgcaatattcagtgttgacagctagatttttgtggacatgttccataaatattgatggtaaagatttctatttttgtgaagaaatgtttagaattaagttcatgaatccagatgaagctctattacaatctccaaagagggcactttaagttgatgattacttctatgtgtagaaatcttcatttaaaatcgaatcacttgtttattttcaacaagtttttagttatttgtatatctttttttccaaatagttcaagaaagaccactacaaatgagcaatagtttgcactgttatacaatttatttatctattcatttattttgtcctgtccagcttctcaggcaaatcatatagttgatgtagatgcccagatttactttacaaaagagaagtgtaggatacttctcttgttgccttatttgaatttgactttattaaatgtatttatattatcatttggtgcagccgggccggagcaggaggggatagaaagagaaaaaaaggaagacagaggggggaaattgtggggataagagggggattagacagagagacaaaaacaacaacagcaaacaacaataacaacaaaaccaacaacaacaatagaacaacaccagcacatacgatatgtacaactATGATCGTAAAagagatagcaaagaagcagttagtgaaataaataataatatacaaatgaCAATCAGCATTTTTATACTACAACTGGagcgatacaaataccaatagaaaaagcgctattgatcatgaacagtACCAATATTTTACCTCTATTAtccacaatacagttgttcaaatgcaacaatacgtatacattaTGATAACtagagagatttaaaaaaaaaaaaaaggaacaccaaaagatggaggggaagagagagagagacaacctctattaatcttgtagattgttatagtaacaatgagTTAAGCttggtcagtgtgccatgtgttaacCAGTTTACCCTTGGGCAACAACaatgatatatgtttgatgaaatgtgattatgtgcatgagtgtatgtttgtatgtatgtatatgtacttgtatataaacagaatgtgtatatgaatgtttgtacagttaaTGTATATGGAAAgtatgttatacaatttaattgatgacatagtgctgtattttacttctttatctcttttttcaaccaaaaatgctttgctctaattagggggtacttaaataaaaaaaaatgttcacagggggtacatcactgaaaaaaggttgagaaccactggcttagtgtatctctttccaatagtcctttatggtgTTGCTTATATTCCTACCAAAAAAATAGTTCCATAGTCACCTGACATTTTCAACACAATCGACTAGCACTCTTTCAGGAAGCACCAcagcatgttttgtttttttattcttaaAATAAAATCACAATGCTTGCATCAGATAAGGAGGAGACTGACTGTTCCCGTCAAGTGGGGGGGGGAAAAGAAACTGTAAAGTGGAAATGTGGCGAAAGTGCCGATAGAGTTCGACTATTCAAAACAACCAGCCTAAAAGAGTGGGGTGTATATTGATAAAGTATGCAATAAACTCGCCAATAAAAGTAGTCAAAAAGGGAAATGTTGACGTCAAACATacctttaaaaaatgtgtttggatGGTTGGGAGGCGGTTGAAGGTTAAGTCCACACATAGAGCGAGGATGCAGATTGATTCAGCGGCGGGACGGAGGAGGACTTCTCCCAACTTTGGACTCTCCTCGCCTGGGCGGTGCACTTGGACTAAACTACGCCCCCGACAGACTAACAAGCCCCCGTAAGTATGCTAATAAAAGCTCAAATGTGTCCCTCACATCTTTAGTCGCCAAAACCAACAACAGAGTGGTTTAAACGCACTCATTTTATTGCGGAAATGGAAACTTTTCACTCCAAAGACATTACAGCAGTCGCCGTTTTTAAATAGGTTAGCAACACTTTATTAGCACTAGCATCaattttttgcttgaaaaaacgATTTTTCCACACCAAGTCATGTATTTATAATTTGTAGTTGTTAATaatttaatgcaggggtcaccaacctttttgaaaccaagagctacttcttgggtactgattaatgcgaagggctaccacagttgccgggaacctttttggctgagagagccatgaaagccaaatatttccaaatgtatttctgtgagagccatataatcttttttttttttttttaacactgaatacaactaaatgcctgcatttttaagaCAAGAAGGGAGTCTGTTGTGTCATTCCCCACATATTTTATAATTTAAGAGTaagtaatgaaaattaaaaaataaattacaatcTGACATAATGATAATGACACTCAATGAAACTACTTGATTAACCTGTAGCATGATTTACATCTAATGAAAATACCTAATTAGGATGTAGCATGATGCTAACAACACATAAACGACTGGACTGTAATTGATAAGCATTGATCCATTGTGTAATAAAGCAGCTTGACGAGCAGTTGGCATGATTTTAAAGACACAATAAACTTCACGTAAACCACCTCCGTTGCATGGCTTTACATGTGAGACACACATGAATAGAACAATTTGATTAGCATTTAGCCGGGAACTAGCAACACATACTGAAACAACTTGATTAACATTTAGTGCAGGAGTTTTAAACTTGTTTTGATTGAGGGCGATATTGCAGTTACGAATGCCTCTGGAGGGCCGCTTGAAATAGCGAATTAGATACAAATTTGCCTATGCAATATATTTTTACGTACACCATAAaaacccatcccatccattttctaccgcttattcccttttggtgtcgcggggggcgctggcgcttatcccagctacaatcgggcggaaggcggggtacactctggacaagtcgccacctcatcgcagggccaacacagatagacagacaacattcacattcacaccctagggccaatttagtgttgccaatccacctatccccaggttcatgtctttggaggtgggaggaagccggagtacccggagggaacccacgcattcacggggagaacatgcaaactccacacagaaagatcccgagcctggatttgaacccaggactgcaggaccttcgtattgtgagggagacgcactaacccctcttccaccgtgaagcccacaccataataacatttgGAGATTTTACAGTAAGCTGAtaactcagtcaccagaattctGCAGTAAAATGGATGGTGTTTTTACAACATATTGCATGTACTGGCAACTGAGCTTCCAGttttttactgtgaaaaaaacactatggtactgtttttccatttagagtaatacaccataaacacaacaccaatacattttactgtaaaaaaaaaaaaaagttgcaggtCAGtccccagaattttactgtacaaAAACAGTGCTACAGGTTTTTCAATATACTGTACAGTAATATTGGCCCTgggatgagctggcgacttgtccagggtgtacgctgcctttcgcccgaatgcagctgggataagctccagcgaccccgagagggacaagcggtagtaaatggatgattGTATATATGGTGTAAAAAACACCCtaaattttaactgtaaaatctatcATCATGGTTACTTtttaatggataacttgctttgaaatcataagtcaagcacatATTTAAGTATGTATTTTAATTATAACAGAAACAATTGTTTAGAAAATAAGGTAATATAATAATCATTGCAATATTAGTTAATATTACAGTTTAAAATGtatgcagtacatatattttttgtaaatttattTTAGGTGGTCAAAATGgaacaaacaaatacatttagtaaaaaaaaataaggtattTCAACGACGCTATTATTTCCATCCATTGCGGGACACATAATATGATGTGGCAGGTTAAATCTGGCCCCGTggccttaagtttgacacctACAATTTACTGTGATGCtaacaaaatataataaaactATTTGATTAGCATTCAGCATGCTTCTAACAGCACGCCATTAAACAATGTGATTAGCATTTAGCATGAAACTAAAGACACACACAATACATGACAaactttcaccacacccagtATAGCTTCAAGTGTGGGACACGGAATATGAAATTTAAAGGCACTCTATGCATGGCTTTAAGTGTgtggcacatccatccatccatccattttctacagcttatcccTTTTGGCACATGTAAGCCCAAAAAGGTGTCTAAAACGTTTAACCTCACCATCTTCTGTTAATGCTAAGCTAAAGTAAAATCCTCCTCGCCATGCATTTTTATCGTTGTCCATACATATTCAGTAAAAGAAGTAAGCATAAACAGCATCCAGTTGTTGTTGAAAAGTAAGGTTTTCCGAAACTGCAGCTTCGGAATTCATTGTTAGGTTTCCAACAGCGTATTGTCAATGGACTTTGTGTTTTAGAGGATGActcctgtgtgagtgtgttcagCTTTGTGTTCAGAGAGGATGTTATGTCTACATCTCTACCCTGTCTATTTTTTTCTCACCAGTTGAAGACAAACACTGTGTTTTTATTTGGTTTGTGCGGCCTAAATTCCCTAGTGAGAAATGTGCCTATGATGAAAAATGCCTACCCTCGGGAAAATTCTAAAAACTCACGTCGAAATGCGCATCCTTTGGTGGTTGTTCACCTACTGTTTGGGTTaggttttattttattgtaattgtAAGGATTTTTAGACACGTTCCTTAAGTTTGTAGGGGATTGTTCAAACACGACGCAAAAGAAGCTCATGTCAAAAGTACAGATACTAAACTGTTTGCTGACTTTTCATTAATTGTGTTGACTTTTGATGGATTTgtaagcatttttagacattttccttCAAATCAATTAAACATCGCTCAAAAAAAACCTTGTCAAAGTATAGATCCTAAAGTGTTATCTAACTTTTTACTGTGGTTGTAAAATACCAGCCTTTTTAGTATTTTTCCCAAAATTTGAAAGGATTGATCAAACATGACTCAAAAAAGAACCTGAGTCAATGTACGGATTCTAAAGTTTTTGCTGGCTTTTCATTAGAGTtgcttactttaaaaaaaaaaaaaatgtatgcatttttagacattttccttTAGTTTATAAGGAATTGCTCAAACATGACTCGAGAGAAACTTGCATCATAACACGGATCCTAAAGTTTTTTGCTGACTTTTCATTAAGGTTGtttacttttcataaaattgcaagcatttttagacatgtttcttCATTTCTTAAGAATTATGCAAAAAGGACtttcaagtagggctgggcgatacatcagATAGACTCGatttatcgcgggtttgtctctgtgcgatatagaaaatgactatatcgtgatattggagtatacgtcctcacgcagttgcttttagctgcgggcattacactacatgcgtttctcactctttcctgtctctcaaGGCTGTAAACTACaagcatgtttagacatttttctTAAATTTGTAAGGCATGACTCAAACAAAACTTGGGTCAAAGTACGGATCCTAAAGTGTTTGCTGACTTTTCATTGTAGGGTTGTTtactttgccttccgcccgattgtagctgtgataggcgccagcgccccccgcgaccccgaaagggaataagcggtagaaaatggatggatggatggatgggttgtttaCTTTTCATAAGATTGCAAGCATTTTAAGACATGTTTCTTATATTTCTTTTTCAAATTGCTCAAAAGTAACACAAATAAACTAGGGTCAAAGCACAGATATTGGACGTGTTTGCAGACTTTTCCATTTGGGGTATTTACTTTTGTAAAATTAcaagaatttttattttatttttttaatttttcttaatCGTCTTAGGGTTTTCTAATGGGTCAAAGTGGGTCTCTTCATGTATTGACCTCATTTTCACAAgggtaaagttttttttttttttaattgtgagcATTTTAAAGGATTATACAAAAATGACTACAAAAATACTTTGGCTCAATGTGTGGATACTAAATTTcttttttacactttatttaggGTTTCTTCTCTCGTCTGTAGACATTTTTCTTTAATCTTATTAAGAATTATGCAAAAACATCTTTTTAATAACTGAATCAAAGTATACTTTAACTAaaacacagacatttttagacatgtccTTTAGTTTCTTAAGAGGTATAAAAAACAACTTCCAAATAACTTGGGTCAACCAGGTAAACACCGTATTAACGAACAGACCTTTTTAGACGTTTCATTTAATGTCATAACGGTTACCCAAATACCTCTTCCAAAAACACTTGTACTAAGCTAAAGATTTAGTTAAACTGAATATATCATTTGACATTTCCTTGCAGTTCAGAGATACTAAAGAAACATCTTCCAAAAACCTCCAAAGCCTGCTTCTGAAAATACTAAAGGAGTTTTCTAATAAGCTTGTAATCAAACATTGTTTGTAGCGGCCTTAATTAAGGAGGAAATCAGCATTTAAATTGGATGAAACTCTTAATCCCCTCCTGGGTTTAATGGACTAATGGGTTGAAAGACTACTAAATGTGATGTTTAGCACATGCTCAGTTGGCCGAACTGTTTTATTTCAGCCCTCAAGGCTCCCCCTCTGCCCAACGCCCCACCCCGTATTTCAATAACAGGAAACAATCGGCCATCATCTTTCATCGCAGCTTGACGTTGGTTCCCGCACGGTGCCACTGGGTCTCTGTGGTACCGCCAAGCGCATGAGGAGCCAGCTGACTGGTTTCCTTATTGTAATCCAAGGGAACCTCTGACGCATAGCTTCAGAAAACTAAGAAATAATTGTTGGCTCACAATTTAATGAGATTTGATACGGTTTCTTGTATGTTGATAAAGGCAGTGGTGTCATGGGAGCACATCAACGCACTTATTGCTGATGTCATCACAGCCAACTTGCAGCCACAAGGGGGCGAACTTGTATGCTAACTGTGTAATCCTATGATGTAGTAAAATAATTATATGATGAAATATCcttcaacaaaaatatttttaattctgTCTAGTagaacaatattaaatatattttttattttcatgtcaaGGAATGAAAATATTTTATCCCTTTTGAATTACAATACAACTACTGTATCAACGTACAGGTAGGTAAAACTACGACGGATACAATTTTTGCAAGCAGTGGAAACTAAAAATTTAAATAGTGGGTGAAAATGTCTATATAAAAggtgtcgtagcatcgccggtaaaatatgcggaccaaacgaggcactttcgcatctcttgacactggagcaacttaaatccgtcgattggtgtttgtttggcattaaatgtggatggagggaaaggatggatgcaaatatagctacaaatgaggcataacgatgcaatatgtacatacagctagcctaaatagcatgttagcatcgattagcatgccgtgctaatcgatgcacattctacgtaaatcaacttgaatccgtccctgatcgtgttgttacaccctccgacaacacaccaacgagggatgatgtctccaaggtaccggaaatgtgtttgagaaaatggtgacttcacgttttgacgtcatcgctccgagagcaaatagtagaaaggcgtttaattcgccaaaattcacctatttagagttcggaaatcggttaataaaatatatggtcttttttctccaacatcaaggtatatattgacgcttacataggtctggtgataatgttcctctttaaagacTTTTAAAATGCATGGctgttatataaaaaaaaaaaaaatggattaaatGTAGTTTTATCAATATTTAAaggtattcatattttttttaatatatgtaaaagtagaaaatgtataaaaaatgttaAGTTGAACAATTTTAACAATAAGGTAGATAAATAAAACGTCCTGCTGTGTGTGTGCAAGAAAGGATCTATTATTTCTAAAATAATGTATTGTACACCTGgtgaaaggttgattggcaacactaaaattggccctagtgtgtgaatgtgagtgtgaatgttgtctatctgtgttggccctgtgatgaggtggcgacttgtccagggtgtacatcgccttccgccacaatgcagctgagataggtccagcaccccccgcgatcccgaaaggaacaagtggtagaaaatgaatgaatggatggatggattgtagagTAATACAGTTTCTTTACCATAGTGCCGCTAAAATCTCATGTGGTCCGTACGGACCTCAGCAGTACtcagtttaaatacattttacagctcttgtaatgacaatatcaaagcCTACTCAGTGActtagtagttagagtgtccgccctgagatcaataggttgtgagttcaagccccagccgagtcataccaaagactataaaaatggtacccattacctccctgcagcatcaagggttggctttaggggttaaatcaccaaaaatgattcccgggcacagcactgctgcttctcactgctcccctcacctcccggggggtgatcaaggggatgggtcgaatgcagaggacaaattttgccaCGCTTCTTAGTTTGTGtgcaacaatcattggtactttaacttaaacagAAACCTGGAACTTAAGTCAGagcaaatttataagcgcaaaaattatgattaaagtagtgaagctgtattttcattgtcACTTACATTTTATTGCCAGTTtaagaaatatacatatatatatatatatatatatatttagttagaatttattaattttagcactgcgtaattgtatgtacagtaaatgtattttttgagtCTCTTCTTTTGCTGTATATTTGAATAgtctttatttttgtaatcagcctgaccttatAGCCTGATAATATTTGTAACACATGCTTTCCTATCATTTGATAGTTTTCTTGTTTAACTGTAGGAAGTTTAGCtgcatatattgtatataaatgCAATCTAGATTTGGATTAGTatatcaatgttaatatttgagtgggtctCAGCCCCCTCTGTAGTGCAAAAGTTGGGCTCCTTGGTCAAAAAGCTTACACTAGTTAATTTCAGTTCTATGTAAATCAAGTTTAAGTATAGCAAAAACTACATCATGCAAATCTAGTTTAAAAATGGCTAAAACTACATTTCCAAGAATATATTTAACTTGATGCAGGTGGTTATTATGCATCCATAGTAGTTTGACTTCCTGCCACAAGAGGGCGCTAAAGGAATTACAACATGCACTGCCAATTTAACAGTAAAGGACTTCAAAACCTATTCCCAGTTTAACAGTTTGGGCCTTAATGTGTCTGTCCTGTATGCGGCGTGACAGGCACGCGCTACGTTTCCTCTTTCATTGTCTTATGCAGCCGTACGTGATTTAGTGCACAGCCTCTTGTTTGCTCCCCTTTTATTAGTGAAAGAGCAGCATTCCACACATTCAAGATGACTTTGTGGAAGTGCTTATGCCTATTTTCCTGTTAGCCCCCCTTTCACTCCTTGGAGGATAGTCCGGATACCTGTTGACGCGTGCAATGAACGGAGGAAAAAGCTGTGGTAACACACACTGCGGGTCAGCCATGCTATTGTGTCTCTGAAGAGGAGCACTTCCTGTTTCCAGATCATGTTGTCAAATAATCTAAATATGGCCAATAGAAGAATCATACACGTAGATAGGTTATCTTTATTAGAATGCAGTCTTTTTGCACCTTTATTTACATAAGTGAATCTGTGCTCTTGGACAACGTTGACAGCGGTGTTGTAGAGCAGTACTCGCCGAAGGAAAATAAATaagtacaatgttcatgtagttGGCACAAAATGgttaacatttatatatatcgACAAACAGATTTTGTGTTGCTGCAATGTCAGATTACTCTATGACCTTATTTGTAACTGCTGGATTAGAGGCACATTATGTACTGATAATTACAAGGAAGCTAAAAACTGGATTACTCAAATTTTGCATTTCAGCTGTTTACTTTTGCTAAAATGATGTGAATGCGTCGACATGTTTGTGTTTTGTCACTTCCATTTCTtagacataatgcaaaaaaacaacttcCAATAGTTTGTGCTGACTTTTCATGTAGGTTGTTTACTTTTGTTAAAACTGCAACCATTTTTAGACGAAAAGATGAGGTAAAAACTACTTCCAGAATCCTGAAGTGTTTGCCGTCTTTTCATTCAGGTTTACTTTCGTTAAAATGGGGAGCATTTTCCTCAATTTCCCAGTCAAAACAACTTCCAAAAGCAAGCAGTTTTAGAAGTGTGCTTGTTGACATTTTATCAGTGTAGTTTAGATTAGTTCATCAAGTCTTGAGGGCTGGGCAAAAAATACGCCTAAAGTATAAGAAAATTAAGTCAGCAAGCGTCATTTAGTTAAATTTGTgagaattttaaaacatttgtcttaattttttttcatttggaaTTCTGTCATCGTTTATGGCTGTTTGGCTTCGTTGTAGTTGTTCACGTTGTCTGCTGACAACTCTACTTAACCCAGCTGTTCTCAATGTGGTATTGTTACAAGGCATCAATAGCCTTGGAGACCTGGTTGAAGACCTCCTCCACGGGAAGCTCAGAGTCGACCTGGGTGGGGCAAGATGACGATGACGATGACGACATCAAAGCGGTTCATAACAATTTAGGAATTGGTAGTTTTTCGCTCACCTTCCTGACGATGCCTCGCTTCTCGTAGAAGGCGATGACGGGTTCAGTGGCTTTGTAGTAGAGGTCCAGACGTTTCTTGATGGTCTCCTCGTTGTCGTCCGAGCGGCCGCTGGTCTCGCCGCGTTTCAGAAGCCTCTTGACCATGGTCTCGGCTCTGGCGTCCACGTACAGCAGCAGGCAGGGTTTGCCGATCTGTGGACACGTAGAATATGTCACTCAAATGTGGTCATAAAGCGCACTAGCCCAAAAAAAACTGATCTTTACCTTCTTCTCGAACTCCTCGCCCTGCTTCACCTCACGGGGGTAGCCATCGATGAGAAAGCCTTTGGAGACACTTGCCTTGGCAATCATGGCGTCCTTAATCATGTCCAAGACGGTGTCCTGAACACACAAACCAACACTTCACTCAGTGTAATAAAACCAAACCAATCGCAGAAAAACAGGTTATGTTCGACAATAAACGTATTATGATaggtaatataaaaaaaaaaataggtaggAATAAAGATAAAGGGTATTTTCATGGGGAAACATCCTGTAATACGCACGCCAGGCCACAAGTTGGCGATGCCCAGGGACATAGCGCCAAATTTTGAGCCCCCATACACACAACTCCTATCCACCTATGCCACCCTAAAACCAAGATTGCTGctccatacacacacacctcGTATGTTTATGTACACGAAAAAACTAATTGCATGGATTTGATCAAAACCTTTCAAAAACATAACCTTAATCcggtttttgac from Nerophis ophidion isolate RoL-2023_Sa linkage group LG17, RoL_Noph_v1.0, whole genome shotgun sequence harbors:
- the ak1 gene encoding adenylate kinase isoenzyme 1; amino-acid sequence: MAEKIKDAKIIFVVGGPGSGKGTQCERVVAKYGYTHLSSGDLLRAEVSSGSERGKHLQSIMQRGELVPLDTVLDMIKDAMIAKASVSKGFLIDGYPREVKQGEEFEKKIGKPCLLLYVDARAETMVKRLLKRGETSGRSDDNEETIKKRLDLYYKATEPVIAFYEKRGIVRKVDSELPVEEVFNQVSKAIDAL